The following is a genomic window from Actinomycetota bacterium.
CTCTCGATCTCTTGTCGGTTCAGATAGGTGCCGTTCAAGCTGCCGTTGTCATAAAGAACGTAGTCGTCTTCCTCGCGCACGATCCTGGCGTGCTCACGAGACACGGTTATGTCCGATAGGAAAATGTCCGCTTCCGGATGCCGGCCGAGCAGCACGTCTGTGCCTTCCAGGCGATACGCCTCGCCTTTGTTCGGTCCGTTTAGGATCATCAAAACCGGGACGTCCGCTCTGAGCTCGTCGATGGACAGAACGACCTTGTCTTCTTTCCGTTCGATCTCAACCTCGTGGGGAGAGTAGATGATGGTCGTGTCTTCAGGCGATTCACTCATCAAGGCGGCGCCGCAATCTGCGCAAAACCTGGTGTCTGCCTCGTTGTCCTTACCGCACGCGTGACATTTCATGACTTATCCCCTCGCTTATTCGGCGAACTTAAAATCCCAATCCTTGAAAGCTTTGCTCAGTTCCTCCTCAATGGCTTTCAAGACTTCCGGATCGTCAAGTACTTTGTCTATCTGGGCCTCGTTGACCCGATTTCTGACATAGGGGTCGTTCAGTATAGCGTTAACATTTCGGCCCTGGTGAAGCTCCCTTATGATGTAGTGAAGAACCCTT
Proteins encoded in this region:
- a CDS encoding FHA domain-containing protein, coding for MKCHACGKDNEADTRFCADCGAALMSESPEDTTIIYSPHEVEIERKEDKVVLSIDELRADVPVLMILNGPNKGEAYRLEGTDVLLGRHPEADIFLSDITVSREHARIVREEDDYVLYDNGSLNGTYLNRQEIERAVLNDQDEIQVGKFKMMYLIPRSGA